The Salinirubellus salinus genome segment CCTCGTCCTGCTGACGGGCGGCTACTGGCGCTCGTAGGCCGTTCACGCCGTGAACGGTCGTCCAGAGTATGCCAGCCAACTGTTATGATTGCCGGCGCGAACTGGCGGCCACGACCGGACCTCCACGGAGACAGGAGTGTGGAGACGGGCGGGGATTCAGCCGGCGACGCGTGCCGTCCACGCCGCGTGGCTCCCCCACGAGACGAGCGACGGCACGCGCTACTTCAAGACGTTCTTGGGGCTGACGACCAGCGGGGCGTTCTACGAGGGGAACGCGGAGGGCCACCCGGAGCTGACCTGTCTCGAGACGCTGCGGGCCGTCAACCACGTGGTGCGCTCGTGGCTGGCGCCGAACCCGGAGACGACCATCGGGGACCAGCGCTGAGCCGTCATCGGAGGGTGGCCGCCCCGAACGGCGTGCGGAAGCGGTCACACCAGACGCCGACGCCCCGGTAGTCGGCGGGGTCGACGTCGCCCGGGATTCGCTGGAGGAACGTCCCCTCGACGGTCGACTCGCCGCCGTCGGCGCCACCGTCGACGAGGATGCGACGCCCCGCGGCGATCTCGGCGCCCGTGTCGGGGTCCTCGGCTGGCGTCAGGTAGACGAAGACGTCCGGCCCCTGCTCCTGGTCGTAGTCGACGAACCGGAGGTAGTGCTCGCCGTCGAGTTCGACCAGCTGGACGCGGCCGGAGACGTCGTGCCCGGCCTTCCCCTCGAAGCGACCCTCGGAGAGGACGACGGCCCCCTCGGGGAGCGGCGTGTCCACCGCCTGCGTCGACGCCTCGGCGGCGAAGAAGACGTCGAAGACGAACACGCCACCCACCACGGAGAGGGCGGCCACACCGAGTGCGACGACGGTCCGGTTCTGCATGCCACTCGGTGGCTCCCGGAGGCTAAAGCCGTTCTTCGAGGTCGGACTAGAATCTCGGCCGACTGCCCACCGAGTGTGTCACGAGTCGGAGCACACGGCCAGTCCGGTCCCGTCGGCTCCGCCCCTAGGAGAGGTCGTAGTGGACGGCGTCGTCCGACCCGCACGAAGGACAGGATACCGGGGGCGGCGAGAGCGTGGTGCCGCAGTCGCGGCACTCCACGTAGGGGTCGGACCGGCGGCCACCGAGGACGAGTCGCTGGACGAGTGTGTGCACGTGTACCGAACAGTCTACCCTCCGAGACATTGTTACCGACCGAGTGATCCGGTCACGTCGGGTGGATACCCGGGACGGGCCGACGCGGCGTCACCGCTCGGTCTGGTCGGCGCCCTCGCGCGTGGGGTCGTCGACGCCCTCGCCGCCGGGCCAGGTGACGTCGCCCCAGAAGTCAACGCCCATCCGCTGGGCCGCACGCGAGATCATGTGCGCCCCGGTCGGCGCGGTGAGGAACAGGAACAGGATGCCGACGAGCGAGACGAGACCGGCGCCCTGCGGGCCGAAGTGGACGAACCCGGCGAGGAAGACGCTCGCGGCGCCGAGCGTCGTCGCCTTCGAGGTGGCGTGCATCCGGTTGTAGACGTCCGGCAGTCGCAGGAGTCCGACGGCACCGACGCCGAGGAAGAACAGGCCGACGAGGACGAGCGCGATGGTCACAGCCGTGCGGACAGGGCCACCACCGGGCGTGGCGCCGCCACCGTCGGCGACCAGAGGGACGAGGAGGTCCATCATTCGATGATATCACCTTCCGTCACGTAGCGGGCGACGGTGATGGTGCTGATGAAGCCGATGATGGTCAGGACGAGCGCCACGTCGATGAAGAAGCCGCTGCCGGAGTCGATGGCGAACAGCACCGCGATGGCGACGACGGTGGTGCCGATGGTGTCGAGGGCGACCACGCGGTCGGGCGTCGTCGGCCCACGGATGACGCGGTAGCCCGCGAGCAGGG includes the following:
- a CDS encoding DM13 domain-containing protein, producing the protein MQNRTVVALGVAALSVVGGVFVFDVFFAAEASTQAVDTPLPEGAVVLSEGRFEGKAGHDVSGRVQLVELDGEHYLRFVDYDQEQGPDVFVYLTPAEDPDTGAEIAAGRRILVDGGADGGESTVEGTFLQRIPGDVDPADYRGVGVWCDRFRTPFGAATLR
- a CDS encoding zinc ribbon domain-containing protein, with the translated sequence MHTLVQRLVLGGRRSDPYVECRDCGTTLSPPPVSCPSCGSDDAVHYDLS
- the mnhG gene encoding monovalent cation/H(+) antiporter subunit G, which codes for MDLLVPLVADGGGATPGGGPVRTAVTIALVLVGLFFLGVGAVGLLRLPDVYNRMHATSKATTLGAASVFLAGFVHFGPQGAGLVSLVGILFLFLTAPTGAHMISRAAQRMGVDFWGDVTWPGGEGVDDPTREGADQTER
- a CDS encoding monovalent cation/H+ antiporter complex subunit F, whose amino-acid sequence is MAAEGLLGDVVLFGILGAIVVTLLAGYRVIRGPTTPDRVVALDTIGTTVVAIAVLFAIDSGSGFFIDVALVLTIIGFISTITVARYVTEGDIIE